Within Scomber japonicus isolate fScoJap1 chromosome 18, fScoJap1.pri, whole genome shotgun sequence, the genomic segment TCCTAACTTtctaaacaaaatgtaacaaattaaCACATCGatataaatgtgatgaattgttAGTTAGTGCATGCCATGTATGCAGCGGACCCTGGTTTGAGTCCTGGCCGgcggacctttctgcatgtcacacccccatctctctcccgtaatttcctgtctttctactttcaaataaataattgaaaggagaaaaataatatgaacttataatatttttatggcAATACTTTTACGCTGACATTGTTGTCCCTAAGGAACTCTGAGGAACACTTTTTAAGTgagacacaagggttaaactgtggaagtcattttaacacagaacaagactgtggattttaaattctgaaacattttaaaactacagATTTGCGCTAAAAGCAAATCCTAAAAATGTATGTACCAAACATCTGAAACTTCAGTGAAGGATTTTAATTGAATCTATAGAAACAAATCTAGCAaatctacagtcagtgaactgacctcagagtctccagtttgcagtttggactctccagtccagcacacAGAAACTTCATCATTGACTGAGTCAGGACGTTGTAGCTCacgtccagatctctcagatgggaggggttgtccttcagagctgaggccacaacttcacagtgagtgtTTGAGAGAAAACAGCGAggaagtctgtaatgacacatacattacaacatatgttaacatgaaagaggacactttatatttacttcatgcatttgatgacaAAACAGTTTGAAGTTGAATAAATTCCTTTAATGAAAAGCAACAGCCGAGAGATAAACTGCTGGAAATGAACCACTGGCATTGTAGTTATGAGATATGTGTCTTAACCAAAATAATAACTTTAGTgcattcactgataactgtaaaatactgatatatgttgtgataaaatgctgctgtaataaaacctcatcCACAACCTCTGAAGTCCTTAACTTGTTTTACCAGGTTTCAATGATGCCTCCAACACtcaaaggaagaaaagtagaagaaaaaaactataaaatccaataattactagaaataaatagaagacctgtgttcattaacttaacagctataaacacaaccaactgaaaaatcaaaaaaaaaattcactcaCAACAATTGAAACAGCTTAAAAACATCTGtgactaaatataactgatgTTATTACTGctataaacaagtagagcactattttaacaataatacacatttttacaattctgtgttatttataaagcaccaaatcacaactaACTTTACCTCAattcacttttcacatagagcaggccTAGATTGtactgttttaattaatttagagAAAACCAACATTCTCAATATATGACCtaacgtatatatatatatatatatatatatttgaagaactaaactactaatctgcactgatttataatgttaatcacatctggacttaccgagcctttctgcagttcctcacagctgggatcagtctctgtCGTCCCACCcatgatgtgttgtacttctccaggtccaactcctccagaacctcctctgacatctgcagcatgtaggccagagctgagcagtggatctcggagagttccttctctgatctgttctctgacttcaggaaatcttggatctcctgatgtactgagcagtcgttcatctccatcagacagtggaagatgttgatgattCTGTCAGGAGAGACCCCCccactgttcatctccttcaggttggtGATGACTCTCTGggtggtttctggactgttctcCGTCTGACCCAGCAGGTCTCCTAAGacactctggttggactccagagagaggccatgaaggaagcgaaCAAACAGGTCCAAGTGGCCATTTTTATTttggagagatttctccatggctcccTTCAGGAAGTGATCCAGAGATGAGTCACTGTAGTCTTctcccaggaagtccttcagtacctctgtgttcctgctggtgtaacagtggtacatgtagactgcagccagaaactcctgaacgctcagatgaacaaagcagTAGACTGTTTTCTTCTGGCGTTTCTCTgttttgaagatctgtgtacaaaatCCTGATAACACTGcagcctctgtgacatcaagaccacactgctccaggtcttctttgTAGAACAGGATGTTTCCTTCCTGCAgctgttcaaacgccagcctccccagcttcagaagaactTTGCTGTCAGCCTCTGTCAGGTCCTCTGGACTCTTCTCATGTCCCTcgtcatacttgttcttcttcctctttgtctgaatcagcaggaagtgtgagtacaggtcagtcagggtcttgggcagctcttctctctgctctgaagtCAACATTTCCTCCAGACCTGTAGCaatgatccagcagaagactgggatgcgacacatgatgtggaggctcctggatgtcttgatgtgtgagatgattgtgctggacacttcatcactgaatctcttcttgaagtactcctccttctgggcaTCAGCAAAGCCTCGTatttctgttaccctgtccacacatgaacgagggatctgattggctgctgcaggtcgggaagttatccagatgagagccgagggaagcaggttccccttgatgaggtttgtcaacagcacgctgactgatgtcttctgtgtgacatcagtcaCGACTTCCTTggtgttgaaatccagtgaaagtctgctttcatccaggccgtcaaagatgaacagaactttacaggcAGCAAGTTTCTTTGCTGTGAGCTTTAATGTTGGATGGCATTCCTGGATCAGCATGATCAGATTGTACCACTCATCTTTGATCGAGTTCAGCTCCCTGAATGGAAGCAGAaccagcagactgatatcttggttttcGGAGCCCactgcccagtccagagtgaacttctgcactgagaaggtttttccaacgccagcaaCACCGTTAGTCAGAACGTTTCTGATGAGTTTCTTTTGGTTGGGtaaggctttaaagatgtcgtGGCATTTGATTGGAGTGttgagggtcttcatcttggaagctgtctCAAGCTGCCACACCTCATGTTGAGTATCAACTTCgttactccttccctctgtgatgtagacaTCAGTGTATCTATCGTCGAAGAGGATTTCATCTTCTGGTTCATCACTTGTTTCAGGCACTTTTTGACATCTCCTTGTCAGATTGAACTTACATATACCTAAACCCTCCTGCAGATCACCacctgctgaaagagaagacaaATATCAGTGTTTGCACTTTTATATAATCAGTTTACTCAGAGAAACCAGGTTATGTGGGTAATCATGGAACATGTTAACACACATAGTAGAAACCTTGTTTCTGTAAATCTGTTTGAGATTTCTCCTCTACATTGACTTTACTCTCAAAGCATGCCTTTCTTATTTTATCAGTATTAGTGATAGagcaaaacagaacaaacaaagtCAGGACTAGCACGtcttctgtgtgtctgagtcAGAACTTTTCCTCACAACATTAATGTGTCTGAATTTAACAAACAGCAAAAAGGTTAAGTGGTAGAAACCAACTTATTTAGACTTCTAGAGGATAATTTGTGTTTAACTTTTAGTTGGAGTGTAAatacaagataaataaaataataatttagtctgtCTTCATGTGTATCCGCCCCAATACTGTTCAGCCCCTgcaatgtgttaaaatgacatgaTCTCCCTTTAATGTAGTATCAGTTAAATTTTTTTAACTAATTGTGCTGAGAAGAACTAAAATTATGTGTAACTGTCCAAAAACATGCTGCGAACCACTGATGTCTCACAGCAAGAAAGTCCAAACCCTGAATGTCTCAGGTCCTTTCTGAGTGTCTGCTGGGTTCTCTGGTTTCCTCCCACCATTAAAGACATGTATGTCAGGGTTAATACTGCTGTCAGTGCCCCACTGGCTAAAGGAACTGGAGTTGTACCCTGAGTGCTGCTCTGCAGTAGCCCACTACCCCTAGTGTATAGGATGGGCCAAATCAGATGCAGATGATGTATTTTGTTTCAATGTATGTAAGTGctgagaaatgacaataaaaaatcTTAATcctaatattaaattattagaaaataaataaagacaggcTGTTGTGACAGATCAGCTGTctggatgtgatgtcatgtttgtctcTTCCTGTGACTGACCTTCTGCTCCTGAGCCGATGTTTGATAACTCCTCCACCAGATCATTCCTGTTGATCTTCTTTAAAATGCTCTTCAtcacctccacagctccagAAGATTTATATTTCTGCACCATCAGATCTACAGCATCccgcctctctgcctcctccagcTTGCTCTCTTTGATGGGTGGGATGTCGCCCACAGTTTCATTCTTCAGGTACCACTTGAACTCCTTAAAttcatcaacttttaaatcttcCAGAAGGTTTAGGAGGTTGACCTTCGTCANNNNNNNNNNNNNNNNNNNNNNNNNNNNNNNNNNNNNNNNNNNNNNNNNNNNNNNNNNNNNNNNNNNNNNNNNNNNNNNNNNNNNNNNNNNNNNNNNNNNNNNNNNNNNNNNNNNNNNNNNNNNNNNNNNNNNNNNNNNNNNNNNNNNNNNNNNNNNNNNNNNNNNNNNNNNNNNNNNNNNNNNNNNNNNNNNNNNNNNNctcctttatttccttccttccttcattctttcctccctccctccttactcttttatttccttccttccttcattcattctttcctccatccctccttactccttccttcccttccttcctccctccctccttactcctttccttctttccttccttcctcccgtacTTCtgttcttacttccttcctcttcctctgtgatcagctGTGAAACTCTTCCTGGGAATGATGTGAATATCCATGCTGTTCCAAGCTAAAATGGCgttcctattattttgtccactccattaaacATGCATTAGTGGACAACGCCATTCAACATAGTGTTCCTCAGTACGCCACCAACACCACTGACTTTAACCCTcccgtcgtcctcccgggtcaaattgaccccgtctcttttgactgttccttctttctttaatttttcctttctttgctccctcctccttccatccttccttccttactcctttatttccttccttcctccctcctttatttccttccttccttgcttccttccttcctcctttccttcctccctccctccttcctcctttatttccttcct encodes:
- the LOC128379343 gene encoding NACHT, LRR and PYD domains-containing protein 14-like, whose protein sequence is HEVWQLETASKMKTLNTPIKCHDIFKALPNQKKLIRNVLTNGVAGVGKTFSVQKFTLDWAVGSENQDISLLVLLPFRELNSIKDEWYNLIMLIQECHPTLKLTAKKLAACKVLFIFDGLDESRLSLDFNTKEVVTDVTQKTSVSVLLTNLIKGNLLPSALIWITSRPAAANQIPRSCVDRVTEIRGFADAQKEEYFKKRFSDEVSSTIISHIKTSRSLHIMCRIPVFCWIIATGLEEMLTSEQREELPKTLTDLYSHFLLIQTKRKKNKYDEGHEKSPEDLTEADSKVLLKLGRLAFEQLQEGNILFYKEDLEQCGLDVTEAAVLSGFCTQIFKTEKRQKKTVYCFVHLSVQEFLAAVYMYHCYTSRNTEVLKDFLGEDYSDSSLDHFLKGAMEKSLQNKNGHLDLFVRFLHGLSLESNQSVLGDLLGQTENSPETTQRVITNLKEMNSGGVSPDRIINIFHCLMEMNDCSVHQERLIPAVRNCRKARLPRCFLSNTHCEVVASALKDNPSHLRDLDVSYNVLTQSMMKFLCAGLESPNCKLETLRLCGCNLTKTSCTSLASALKCNPSHLRELDLSNNKLQDSDIKLLTDLKESPDFRLETLILGDCSSSETSCASLISALKCNPSHQRELNLSNNKLQDSDVEQLCDLLKSPHCRLMFLLLYGCSLSETSCASLISALKSNPSHLRCLNLSRNKLQDSDVEQLCDLLKSPHCRLMHLHCASLISTLKANPSQWRTLDLSYNKLQDSDVEQLCDLLKSPHCRLEDLRLVGCSLSETSCASLISALKSNPSHLRQLDLSYNKLQDSDVEQLCDLLKSPHCRLEGLGLFGCSLSETSCASLAAALKSNPSHLRNLDLSYNNLKDSDVKLLSDLKKSPRCRLEFLSW